The Acidicapsa acidisoli genome contains a region encoding:
- the mtnC gene encoding acireductone synthase has protein sequence MISARPRVYLLDVEGTTSPVSLVSEQLFPYARKHLREFLTEHADEPEVAADLALLAEENRGEAGLDVPRFLGGDGVDRASAYLLWLMDRDRKSTALKSLQGKIWKAGFLAGELVGTVFADVPEALARWSREARVAIYSSGSVEAQQLLFRYSSAGDLTPFISAYFDTHTGPKTAPESYRTIADAMGVKTEEILFVSDLLRELDPAREAGCETRLSVREGNQAVPDLRGHAAIPSFAEIE, from the coding sequence ATGATTTCGGCCCGCCCGCGTGTTTATCTGCTCGATGTCGAGGGTACGACTTCGCCGGTTTCGCTGGTTTCAGAGCAGCTTTTTCCTTATGCGCGGAAGCATTTGCGGGAGTTTCTGACTGAACACGCCGATGAGCCGGAGGTTGCGGCTGATTTGGCATTGCTGGCCGAGGAGAACCGCGGCGAAGCTGGTTTGGATGTTCCGAGGTTCCTTGGCGGGGATGGCGTGGATCGGGCGTCTGCTTATCTGCTGTGGCTGATGGATCGGGATCGAAAATCAACGGCGCTCAAGAGTTTGCAAGGGAAGATTTGGAAAGCTGGATTTTTGGCGGGCGAACTGGTGGGGACGGTCTTTGCCGATGTGCCGGAAGCTCTGGCCCGATGGAGCCGCGAGGCCCGGGTTGCGATTTACTCTTCGGGGTCCGTGGAGGCGCAGCAACTGCTCTTTCGATATTCCAGTGCCGGGGATCTCACGCCTTTTATTTCCGCCTACTTTGACACGCACACCGGGCCAAAGACTGCGCCAGAAAGCTATCGGACAATTGCTGATGCCATGGGGGTTAAGACGGAGGAGATACTCTTTGTTTCCGATTTGCTGCGGGAGCTGGACCCTGCGCGAGAGGCTGGGTGCGAGACGCGGCTCTCGGTGAGAGAAGGGAATCAGGCTGTCCCGGATCTGCGCGGACACGCCGCCATCCCTTCGTTTGCCGAAATTGAATAG
- a CDS encoding GGDEF domain-containing protein has protein sequence MPRSSANRGALDDLLVFHELARSLTSTLDLNSILRTILEYMERFINADLWALLMVDPLRQELYYVSREGAEDPRLADIRVKVGEGLAGWVAHHGETLIIPEAATDPRMADAASSQSFAVRSAIGLPIRGRKGTHGVLEIFNPHIDEHSDYTVAFLHMLVDYAAIAIENAQDIAQVQQLTITDDVTGLYNARHLYAVLERELEKARHESKSLSLVFLDLDRFKLVNDANGHLIGSQLLGLVGKRIRELCRTTDLCFRYGGDEFVILMPVTTREEALRLTRSIHSNLTHSVFTVGKGLELTIGASAGIATYPGDGRSVHAILGAADKRMYSVKSTGRGRVEA, from the coding sequence ATGCCCAGGAGCAGCGCAAATCGAGGGGCCCTGGATGACCTTCTGGTCTTCCATGAGTTGGCGCGTTCGCTCACGTCCACTTTGGACCTCAATTCGATCCTGCGCACCATTCTTGAGTACATGGAACGCTTCATCAACGCGGATCTATGGGCCTTGCTGATGGTCGACCCCCTGCGCCAGGAACTTTACTACGTCTCCCGGGAAGGCGCGGAAGACCCGAGGCTGGCTGACATCCGGGTCAAAGTCGGTGAGGGACTTGCCGGCTGGGTGGCCCACCACGGCGAAACCCTCATCATTCCTGAAGCAGCGACCGACCCGAGAATGGCCGATGCCGCCAGCAGCCAAAGCTTTGCTGTCCGCTCGGCAATCGGCCTGCCGATTCGCGGACGCAAAGGCACCCATGGCGTTCTGGAAATCTTCAACCCTCACATTGACGAACACTCGGACTACACCGTCGCGTTTCTGCATATGCTGGTCGACTATGCAGCCATCGCCATCGAAAACGCGCAGGACATTGCCCAGGTGCAGCAACTCACCATCACCGACGACGTAACCGGCCTCTATAACGCCCGACATCTTTACGCCGTCCTCGAAAGGGAATTGGAGAAAGCCCGCCACGAATCCAAATCGCTCAGCCTCGTCTTTCTTGACCTCGACCGCTTCAAGCTCGTCAACGACGCAAACGGGCACCTGATCGGAAGCCAACTCCTGGGCCTGGTCGGCAAGCGCATTCGAGAGCTTTGCCGCACAACCGACCTCTGCTTCCGCTATGGAGGAGACGAATTCGTGATCCTGATGCCGGTCACAACGCGAGAAGAGGCACTCCGCCTGACGCGCTCCATCCATTCCAATCTCACTCACAGCGTCTTTACAGTTGGAAAAGGCCTGGAACTGACCATAGGAGCAAGCGCCGGCATCGCCACCTACCCAGGCGACGGCCGTTCCGTACACGCAATCCTCGGAGCAGCGGACAAACGCATGTATTCCGTAAAAAGCACTGGCCGAGGCCGCGTAGAAGCCTGA
- the queD gene encoding 6-carboxytetrahydropterin synthase QueD, giving the protein MEIFKQFSIEAAHWLPNVPPGHKCARMHGHSFQIQIYVSGSVDPVLGWVLDFAAIKAAFAPIEERIDHYCLNEVPGLENPTSENLARWIWRELRPTLPLLSKVVVQETCTSGCVYNGESES; this is encoded by the coding sequence ATGGAGATTTTCAAGCAATTCTCGATTGAAGCCGCGCACTGGCTGCCGAATGTTCCTCCAGGCCACAAATGCGCGCGGATGCATGGTCACAGCTTTCAGATCCAGATATACGTAAGCGGTTCTGTCGATCCGGTGCTCGGATGGGTGCTTGATTTTGCCGCAATTAAAGCTGCCTTTGCGCCGATCGAAGAGCGCATCGATCACTACTGCCTGAATGAGGTTCCAGGTTTGGAGAATCCAACGAGCGAAAATCTGGCCCGATGGATCTGGAGGGAATTGCGGCCGACGTTGCCATTATTGAGCAAGGTTGTGGTGCAGGAGACCTGTACCAGCGGGTGTGTCTATAACGGAGAATCTGAGAGCTGA
- a CDS encoding cupin domain-containing protein, producing the protein MAVVRVLSEEKTLHDELSIRAELSTLGVDYERWDLSRVTDDASAEAVLAAYAAEIDEMKRLGGYMTADVIDVNSDTPGLESMLARFDKEHTHSEDEVRFILAGRGIFFLHQYEQVVSVEVGPGDLLRVPKGTTHWFTLCEDRRIRAIRWFQDTTGWTPHYTGSGVDQNYQPICFGPAYLGERVETTITA; encoded by the coding sequence ATGGCTGTGGTTCGAGTTCTTTCGGAAGAAAAGACGCTTCATGATGAGTTATCGATACGCGCAGAGCTTTCAACGCTGGGAGTGGATTACGAGCGCTGGGATCTTTCCCGGGTCACCGACGATGCTTCCGCGGAGGCTGTGCTTGCGGCTTATGCTGCCGAGATCGACGAGATGAAACGGCTTGGCGGGTATATGACGGCCGATGTGATTGACGTGAATTCCGATACGCCGGGCCTTGAATCGATGCTGGCGCGCTTCGACAAGGAGCATACGCACTCTGAGGACGAGGTGCGGTTCATTCTTGCCGGGCGGGGGATTTTCTTTCTGCATCAGTACGAACAGGTGGTTTCGGTGGAGGTCGGCCCGGGAGATCTGCTGCGAGTGCCGAAGGGTACGACGCACTGGTTCACTTTGTGCGAGGACCGGCGCATTCGGGCGATTCGGTGGTTTCAGGACACGACGGGTTGGACTCCGCATTACACCGGCTCTGGCGTGGACCAAAACTATCAGCCGATTTGCTTTGGCCCGGCTTACCTGGGCGAGCGCGTCGAGACGACGATTACCGCATGA
- a CDS encoding energy transducer TonB — MSLLLLMAASVPLLSQNPSQNPSQDAPAPSQPAVQAPATNPPASPATPVAATPFSSPSESAHPGDVTEDELKQLLVGKQLFLRGGYLGDSLSFTEHGSPTGHPTAGSYTLSGVEIEKVHLTKHKVELVGARYALHFLGALPYEDASNAVDRVKITPKKKVLRITIDREQVVKPKKAKEAKENKADQGKNPSKTAPTSGETPKEIVASSETDVAAPTQSSPSQSQSSPAPSESAQPQAKPAPAASQPADQTPEEAADQRGDQAGDQAADQSSVTTTISPAHAAKVLRDALDRIFAEGLDTKVMAQMPQFWQLYYQAQAAGADYRPKDPAVLRSSAADQQAKVLSSIAPDSNEFAQANGIAGRALYRAVIGTDGKPGEIAVVRPIGFGLDENAVAAIRKATFQPAVKNGQPVAETLDLAVLFRIYSKRTSVAASEVKAAEPVKPGPYTVKAQQQPQQNQPQQDQQQPQ; from the coding sequence TTGTCCTTGCTCCTGCTCATGGCAGCTTCAGTCCCGTTGCTCAGCCAAAATCCGAGCCAGAATCCAAGTCAGGACGCCCCCGCCCCGTCTCAACCAGCTGTTCAAGCACCCGCCACCAATCCGCCCGCATCCCCGGCGACACCCGTGGCCGCAACCCCGTTCTCGTCTCCGTCCGAATCCGCCCATCCGGGCGATGTCACCGAAGACGAATTGAAACAGTTGCTTGTCGGCAAACAGCTCTTTCTGCGCGGCGGCTACCTGGGCGATTCCCTCAGCTTCACCGAGCACGGCTCCCCAACCGGCCATCCGACCGCAGGCTCGTACACGCTCAGCGGCGTCGAAATCGAAAAAGTACACCTCACCAAACACAAAGTCGAACTTGTCGGCGCGCGTTACGCCCTGCATTTTCTGGGTGCGCTGCCCTACGAAGATGCCTCCAATGCCGTCGACCGGGTAAAGATCACCCCGAAGAAAAAGGTCCTCCGGATCACCATCGACCGCGAACAGGTGGTCAAGCCCAAGAAGGCCAAAGAGGCAAAGGAAAACAAAGCGGACCAAGGCAAGAATCCGTCCAAGACCGCACCAACATCAGGCGAAACACCAAAAGAGATCGTCGCGTCCTCGGAGACCGACGTCGCTGCGCCAACGCAATCCAGCCCGAGCCAATCCCAATCCAGTCCGGCACCGTCTGAATCCGCCCAACCTCAGGCCAAACCCGCGCCTGCAGCGAGCCAGCCCGCGGACCAGACTCCGGAAGAAGCCGCAGACCAAAGAGGAGATCAGGCCGGAGATCAGGCCGCAGACCAGTCCAGCGTCACCACCACCATCTCACCCGCCCACGCGGCAAAAGTGCTCCGCGACGCCCTCGACCGCATCTTTGCCGAGGGGTTGGACACCAAAGTCATGGCCCAGATGCCGCAGTTCTGGCAGCTCTACTATCAGGCCCAGGCTGCGGGAGCTGACTATCGACCGAAAGATCCAGCCGTGCTCCGCTCCAGCGCCGCCGACCAGCAGGCAAAAGTTCTCTCCTCCATCGCTCCGGACTCGAACGAGTTTGCCCAGGCCAACGGAATCGCAGGCCGTGCGCTTTATCGCGCCGTGATCGGAACCGATGGCAAGCCGGGCGAGATCGCCGTCGTGCGCCCCATCGGCTTTGGACTGGACGAAAACGCCGTCGCTGCAATTCGCAAAGCCACCTTCCAGCCTGCGGTGAAAAACGGACAGCCAGTCGCTGAGACCCTCGATCTGGCCGTTCTCTTCCGCATCTACTCCAAGCGCACCTCCGTTGCGGCCTCCGAAGTCAAGGCAGCCGAGCCGGTCAAGCCCGGCCCCTATACCGTGAAGGCCCAGCAGCAACCGCAACAAAATCAACCGCAACAGGATCAACAGCAGCCACAATGA
- a CDS encoding VOC family protein has protein sequence MGKAVGVGGVFFKAKDPKGLQAWYHQHLGIPLTDGYTSFDGPEAQGITTFSFFAENTSYFGEERQRAMVNFRVDSLDEVLERLASAGARVDPKQEDYPFGRFAWFSDPEGNRVELWEPK, from the coding sequence ATGGGCAAGGCGGTCGGCGTTGGCGGGGTTTTCTTCAAAGCGAAGGATCCAAAGGGATTGCAGGCGTGGTATCACCAGCATCTTGGCATTCCATTGACGGATGGCTATACCAGCTTCGACGGTCCGGAAGCTCAGGGCATAACCACCTTCTCATTTTTCGCGGAGAATACGAGCTATTTTGGCGAGGAGAGGCAGCGGGCGATGGTGAATTTCCGCGTAGATTCGCTGGATGAGGTGCTAGAACGGCTTGCGTCTGCCGGGGCGCGCGTCGATCCGAAGCAGGAAGATTATCCATTCGGGCGGTTTGCGTGGTTCTCGGACCCTGAAGGGAATCGAGTAGAGCTGTGGGAACCCAAGTAA
- the moaA gene encoding GTP 3',8-cyclase MoaA codes for MATLPQIDQMPVDLSARVQGRLFDSHGRVITDLRVSITDRCNYKCVYCRTGQVGAQYAELTTAEYLRMIRAFVELGIEKVRLTGGEPLLRKDLLQMVRELSSWRTTSGQPLDLAITTNGHLLESLARPLKEAGLTRITVSMDAVDEATFERVTRIHGSFHAVVRGIRAAQQAGMGRVKVNCVLLRGFNDDQIEGFAEFARREDVIVRFIEFMPLGEDRLWSPEIVVPLREIVNRLSAVFPLLPLTPNSASETARRYGFSDGVGEIGIIAPVTQAFCGACSRVRLTSDGKIRTCLFSNFEHDLYRQMRNGASDEGLQEYILRAVDKKEARHHIGEPGFLKPSRSMVHIGG; via the coding sequence ATGGCAACCCTTCCCCAAATCGACCAAATGCCAGTAGATTTATCCGCTCGCGTCCAAGGGCGCCTCTTTGACAGCCACGGGCGCGTGATCACGGATTTGCGCGTGTCGATCACCGACCGTTGCAATTACAAATGTGTCTATTGCCGGACCGGCCAGGTCGGCGCTCAGTACGCTGAGCTGACAACCGCCGAATACCTGCGCATGATTCGCGCTTTCGTCGAGCTTGGAATCGAAAAGGTGCGGCTCACCGGCGGCGAACCGCTGTTGCGCAAAGATTTGCTCCAGATGGTCCGCGAGCTTTCAAGCTGGCGCACAACTTCGGGCCAGCCGCTCGACCTCGCCATCACCACCAATGGACATCTGCTCGAAAGCCTTGCCAGGCCGCTCAAAGAAGCCGGCTTGACCCGCATCACGGTCAGTATGGACGCCGTCGATGAAGCGACCTTTGAGCGTGTCACTCGCATCCACGGAAGCTTTCATGCCGTCGTGCGAGGCATTCGGGCCGCGCAGCAAGCCGGCATGGGGCGCGTCAAGGTCAACTGCGTTCTGCTCCGCGGCTTCAACGACGATCAGATCGAGGGCTTTGCCGAATTCGCCCGGCGCGAAGACGTCATCGTCCGCTTCATCGAATTCATGCCTCTCGGAGAGGATCGTCTATGGTCTCCAGAGATAGTTGTCCCCCTGCGTGAGATCGTCAACCGCCTCAGCGCGGTATTTCCGCTCCTGCCACTGACACCGAATTCGGCGAGCGAAACTGCCCGCCGCTACGGCTTTTCGGACGGCGTCGGCGAAATCGGTATCATCGCTCCTGTCACACAAGCCTTCTGCGGCGCTTGCAGCCGCGTCCGTCTCACCTCCGACGGAAAGATCCGCACCTGCCTCTTCTCAAACTTCGAACACGACCTCTATCGCCAGATGCGAAACGGAGCAAGCGACGAAGGGCTTCAGGAGTACATCCTCCGCGCAGTAGACAAAAAAGAAGCCCGGCATCATATCGGCGAACCCGGCTTCCTCAAGCCTTCCCGCTCCATGGTGCATATCGGCGGCTGA
- the mtnB gene encoding methylthioribulose 1-phosphate dehydratase, with protein MWEEMNEPTQTIAWDQELISQAESLCAAAHECARRGWVPATAGNFSFRDRASGRIFITASGLDKGSVTPDDLLEIDLNCDVVAGSRKPSAETSLHGVIYRNRPDTGAIFHVHSIWNTLLSDRFARDGAVPLENYELLKALSDVTTHEHRELVPILENSQEYAGLALEVAGALRDYPAAHGVLLRRHGLYTWGESIAGTRRHLEALEFLFEVESRRLSCES; from the coding sequence ATGTGGGAAGAAATGAACGAGCCGACGCAGACGATTGCCTGGGATCAGGAACTGATCTCGCAGGCGGAGTCGCTGTGTGCAGCGGCTCATGAGTGTGCGCGGCGAGGGTGGGTTCCGGCGACGGCGGGCAACTTCAGCTTTCGCGACAGGGCTTCGGGACGGATCTTTATCACCGCGAGCGGTTTGGACAAGGGCTCCGTTACGCCGGATGACTTGCTGGAAATCGACTTGAATTGCGATGTGGTCGCCGGATCGAGGAAGCCCTCGGCGGAGACCAGCTTGCACGGAGTCATATATCGTAACCGCCCGGACACGGGGGCAATCTTTCATGTGCATTCGATCTGGAATACGCTGCTTTCCGACCGGTTCGCGCGGGATGGTGCGGTCCCGCTTGAGAATTACGAACTGCTCAAGGCGCTCTCTGACGTGACCACGCATGAGCATCGCGAGCTGGTGCCGATTCTCGAAAATTCGCAGGAATATGCCGGGCTTGCACTGGAAGTGGCTGGTGCTCTGCGCGATTATCCGGCTGCGCATGGGGTGTTGCTGCGGCGGCATGGCCTCTATACTTGGGGGGAATCGATTGCGGGAACGCGGCGGCACCTGGAGGCTTTGGAATTCCTCTTCGAGGTTGAATCGCGCAGGCTGAGCTGCGAATCTTGA
- the bla gene encoding subclass B3 metallo-beta-lactamase: MLRADVNPDWTTPMPPFRIAGNLHYIGSRDLASYLITTPKGHILINSNLVTSPVQIRASIEKLGFHLRDVKVLLISHAHYDHCAGSAEIKRLTGAKYMVMDADVSVVESGGRTDFQYGTDPTMHFPATKVDRALHDGETIQFGGIELTAHKTPGHTKGCTTWSMDISNDFEFQKAAESKAAGMQGGKIQFHVVIVGSPNVNPGYRLVDNKKYPQIASDYEQCFHILRLLRDCGIFLGAHGGYFNMLAKYARLKAGDAAAFFDPAGYKSYIAERQQAFEAELARQKKPHPG; the protein is encoded by the coding sequence ATGCTCCGTGCCGACGTCAACCCCGACTGGACCACCCCGATGCCGCCCTTCCGCATCGCCGGAAATCTCCACTACATCGGCAGCCGCGATCTGGCCAGCTACCTCATCACCACGCCCAAAGGGCACATCCTGATCAACAGCAATCTCGTCACCTCACCGGTGCAGATCCGGGCCAGCATCGAGAAGCTTGGCTTCCACCTCCGCGACGTGAAGGTACTGCTCATCAGCCACGCTCACTACGACCACTGCGCAGGCAGCGCGGAGATCAAGCGGCTCACCGGCGCAAAATACATGGTCATGGACGCCGACGTTTCTGTCGTCGAGTCAGGAGGGCGAACAGATTTCCAGTACGGCACCGACCCCACCATGCACTTCCCGGCGACGAAAGTCGACCGCGCCCTGCACGATGGCGAAACGATTCAATTCGGCGGCATCGAGCTGACAGCACACAAGACTCCGGGGCATACCAAAGGGTGCACGACGTGGTCCATGGATATCTCCAATGATTTTGAATTCCAAAAAGCGGCGGAATCGAAAGCAGCTGGCATGCAAGGTGGCAAAATACAATTTCACGTCGTCATCGTTGGCAGTCCCAACGTGAACCCCGGTTATCGCCTCGTCGACAATAAGAAATACCCTCAGATTGCCTCAGACTACGAACAGTGCTTCCACATCCTTCGACTCCTCAGAGACTGCGGTATCTTCCTGGGGGCACACGGCGGCTACTTCAACATGCTGGCAAAATACGCCCGCCTCAAAGCCGGCGACGCGGCGGCTTTCTTCGATCCCGCCGGATACAAGAGCTACATCGCCGAACGCCAGCAAGCCTTCGAAGCCGAGTTGGCCCGGCAGAAAAAGCCCCATCCCGGCTAG
- a CDS encoding MarC family protein: protein MIFENPAVGVLHELQTTPYVRFSLLAVSSIFFLVDPFAAIPSFLAITDGVDPARRSRMARKGALTCFIVLTTFAFAGRVIFRMFGITLPAFEIAGGLILLLIGLDMLQAKRSPTQEASGDTEEATHKEDAGIVPLGIPMLAGPGAISSVMVLVGQVTTAWQMAAIVGCIAFTALVSYWVLAGADRVRTFMGETGIRILVRIMGLLLVALAMQFFVNGLTDLGLIAHQAGF from the coding sequence GTGATATTTGAAAATCCAGCGGTAGGCGTGTTGCATGAGCTGCAAACGACGCCTTATGTTCGCTTTTCCCTTCTCGCGGTCAGTTCGATTTTCTTCTTGGTCGATCCGTTTGCCGCCATCCCTTCGTTTCTGGCCATCACGGACGGCGTCGATCCGGCACGGCGTTCGCGTATGGCGCGCAAGGGAGCGCTCACCTGCTTCATCGTTCTGACTACCTTTGCGTTTGCCGGGCGGGTGATCTTCCGCATGTTTGGCATTACGTTGCCGGCGTTTGAGATTGCCGGCGGACTGATCCTGCTGCTCATTGGGCTGGATATGCTGCAGGCCAAGCGTTCGCCCACCCAGGAAGCGAGCGGCGATACCGAGGAAGCCACGCACAAGGAGGACGCTGGGATTGTGCCGTTGGGGATTCCGATGCTCGCCGGGCCGGGAGCGATTTCTTCCGTGATGGTGCTGGTAGGGCAAGTTACGACGGCCTGGCAGATGGCCGCGATTGTGGGATGCATCGCGTTCACAGCGCTGGTCAGCTACTGGGTGCTCGCGGGAGCGGACCGTGTGCGTACCTTCATGGGAGAGACGGGTATTCGCATCCTTGTGCGCATCATGGGGTTGCTGCTGGTGGCTCTGGCCATGCAATTCTTCGTCAATGGACTCACGGACCTGGGTCTGATTGCGCACCAAGCCGGCTTTTGA
- a CDS encoding RNA methyltransferase, translated as MLVSPRNPLNIGAAARAMANFGFQRLSIVAPFAVNWMEAKSAVGAPDLLRDAKVYETLAEALAHCTLVLGTGSLDRRRPAQEILNLPDAAAQVRSVLALRSAPSRESGQSRVALVFGSEKHGLTSDDLSWCHALIVIETCEAQPSMNLGQAVAVCLYEISRNASAESAARLPLPPQPDSGQPNSGQPNSEQLDRLAGLIEETMEAVNYSTRGMRSANGEALRVLLRRLMPNEADLRRMMGLFRRILWQLAKRNGKV; from the coding sequence GTGCTAGTCTCTCCGCGCAACCCCCTCAACATCGGCGCCGCAGCCCGCGCCATGGCCAACTTCGGCTTCCAGCGCCTCAGCATCGTCGCGCCCTTTGCCGTGAATTGGATGGAGGCCAAATCCGCCGTCGGAGCACCCGACCTGCTGCGCGACGCTAAAGTCTACGAAACGCTTGCCGAAGCGCTCGCTCATTGCACCCTGGTGCTCGGCACCGGTTCTCTCGATCGCAGACGTCCGGCGCAGGAAATCCTGAATCTGCCGGATGCAGCCGCACAAGTCCGCAGCGTCCTTGCCTTAAGGAGCGCCCCGAGCAGAGAATCCGGCCAAAGCCGCGTAGCCCTCGTCTTCGGCTCAGAAAAACACGGCCTCACCAGCGACGATCTCTCCTGGTGCCACGCGCTCATCGTCATCGAAACCTGCGAAGCCCAGCCCTCCATGAACCTCGGCCAGGCCGTAGCCGTCTGTCTTTACGAGATCTCCCGCAACGCCTCCGCCGAAAGCGCGGCGCGCCTACCCCTACCTCCACAACCCGATTCAGGCCAGCCCAACTCAGGACAACCCAACTCCGAACAACTTGATCGCCTCGCCGGACTCATCGAAGAAACCATGGAAGCGGTCAACTACTCGACCCGAGGCATGCGCTCGGCCAACGGAGAAGCCCTGCGCGTGCTTCTTCGTCGTCTGATGCCCAACGAAGCCGACCTCCGCCGCATGATGGGTCTTTTCCGCCGGATTCTCTGGCAGCTTGCAAAACGTAACGGCAAAGTTTAA
- a CDS encoding ankyrin repeat domain-containing protein has protein sequence MSQQLLKFIQRGATAEVADAVAADPELLTWRDAQGVSALQWSIYSGQALVRDFFRTEMARTGIALDIFEAASAGDLASLRRALDASPGSINAFSSDGWTPLHLAAAFGTPEAVQLLLESGASVSAVSKNAQTNQPLHAALALGRNTETIRLLLDAGADPNARQTAGFTAIFSAAAANRRDLCELLVGHGASPGILNDFGQSAAGFARERGHAELADWLEALKINGSS, from the coding sequence ATGAGCCAGCAACTCCTGAAATTCATCCAACGCGGCGCGACTGCTGAAGTAGCCGACGCCGTCGCCGCCGATCCCGAATTACTAACTTGGCGCGATGCTCAGGGAGTCTCAGCCCTTCAATGGTCCATCTACAGCGGCCAGGCGCTGGTTCGCGACTTCTTCCGAACCGAAATGGCGCGTACGGGTATCGCCTTGGACATCTTTGAAGCGGCTTCGGCGGGCGATCTGGCGTCGCTTCGCAGGGCGCTCGACGCGTCCCCCGGCTCCATCAACGCGTTTTCATCGGACGGATGGACACCGCTGCATCTCGCCGCCGCTTTCGGAACGCCGGAAGCCGTCCAGCTCCTGCTCGAATCCGGCGCTTCAGTCAGCGCCGTCTCAAAGAACGCGCAAACCAATCAGCCGCTGCACGCAGCCCTGGCTCTCGGCCGAAACACAGAAACCATCCGGCTGCTCCTCGACGCAGGCGCCGACCCAAACGCCCGCCAGACCGCCGGCTTCACGGCAATTTTTTCCGCCGCCGCAGCCAATCGCCGCGATCTCTGCGAACTTCTGGTCGGCCACGGGGCCAGCCCCGGAATTCTCAACGATTTCGGCCAATCGGCAGCCGGATTTGCCCGTGAACGCGGGCACGCAGAACTAGCCGATTGGCTTGAAGCACTCAAGATCAACGGATCAAGCTAA
- the queE gene encoding 7-carboxy-7-deazaguanine synthase, protein MSYTVKEIFYTLQGEGAQAGRAAVFCRFSGCNLWSGREADRATAVCQFCDTDFVGVDGVGGGKFESAEALAAAIDLAWPKESPTAAKALHRKFVVCTGGEPLLQLDRALIGALHSLNFEIAVETNGTVHAPEGVDWLCVSPKAGTRLVQQSGNELKLVFPQTGLDPSDFEKLAFRNFFLQPMDGPNQILNTQSAVRYCLDHPSWRLSLQTHKFLGIP, encoded by the coding sequence ATGAGCTACACAGTCAAAGAGATTTTCTACACCTTGCAAGGGGAAGGTGCGCAGGCTGGCCGCGCTGCGGTATTTTGCCGCTTTTCCGGCTGCAATCTCTGGTCGGGCCGCGAGGCTGATCGCGCAACGGCGGTTTGCCAATTTTGCGACACGGATTTCGTTGGCGTTGACGGCGTGGGCGGCGGAAAGTTTGAATCCGCCGAGGCCCTGGCGGCGGCAATCGATCTGGCATGGCCGAAAGAATCGCCTACGGCTGCCAAGGCTTTGCATCGGAAGTTTGTTGTGTGTACTGGCGGCGAGCCGTTGCTCCAACTGGATAGAGCTTTGATTGGCGCACTGCACTCCCTCAATTTCGAAATTGCGGTGGAAACCAACGGAACCGTGCACGCTCCAGAGGGTGTGGACTGGCTGTGTGTCAGTCCCAAAGCGGGGACGCGGCTTGTCCAGCAATCCGGGAATGAGTTGAAGCTGGTCTTTCCTCAGACCGGGCTCGACCCCTCCGATTTTGAGAAGCTTGCATTCAGAAACTTCTTCCTCCAGCCGATGGATGGTCCGAACCAGATCCTCAACACTCAGTCTGCTGTGCGTTACTGTCTCGATCATCCTTCGTGGCGGCTGAGTCTGCAGACGCATAAATTCCTGGGGATTCCATAG